One window from the genome of Pseudomonadota bacterium encodes:
- a CDS encoding transposase has protein sequence MLFDPERQHRRSIRLRGYDYTQAGLYFVTIVVQDRACLFGEVVDDHMRLNDAGRMVAAEWDALCFRFINIDLDAFVVMPNHIHGVIVITGTIGPDGSTVPLVGTQSTTGAHTTAATVGAALVGAQSTTGDIVRAPLVGAPPTGAQTGATTRVAPTLGKIVGTLKSLTTVAYTRGVKTQGWSPFRERLWQRNYFEHIVRNEESLHRIRQYIADNPAHWTDDPENPQGIVVSYNKEARILRIWGWQ, from the coding sequence GTGCTTTTCGACCCTGAACGCCAGCATCGGCGCTCGATACGCCTGCGGGGATACGACTACACACAGGCGGGGTTGTATTTTGTGACCATCGTTGTCCAAGATCGTGCCTGCCTGTTCGGGGAGGTCGTGGACGATCACATGCGGTTAAACGATGCCGGGCGGATGGTAGCCGCCGAATGGGATGCATTGTGCTTCCGGTTCATCAACATTGATCTGGATGCATTCGTCGTGATGCCTAATCACATCCACGGCGTCATCGTCATCACCGGAACCATCGGCCCAGACGGTTCAACCGTACCCCTCGTGGGCACGCAATCCACGACAGGGGCGCATACCACCGCGGCAACCGTAGGGGCGGCCCTTGTGGGTGCCCAATCCACGACGGGCGACATTGTAAGGGCGCCCCTTGTGGGTGCCCCACCAACCGGCGCCCAAACAGGGGCAACCACAAGGGTTGCCCCTACGTTGGGCAAAATCGTCGGGACATTGAAATCATTGACAACCGTTGCCTATACGCGCGGGGTCAAAACGCAGGGATGGTCACCGTTTCGCGAGCGATTGTGGCAACGCAATTATTTCGAACACATCGTTCGCAACGAAGAATCCTTGCACCGCATCCGGCAATACATCGCGGACAACCCTGCCCACTGGACGGACGACCCGGAAAACCCGCAGGGAATCGTAGTCAGCTATAACAAAGAGGCGAGAATCCTCAGAATATGGGGATGGCAATAG
- the thiS gene encoding sulfur carrier protein ThiS has protein sequence MKILVNGAEMVIPEAATIDHLLDLLEFKGRFAVEINGEIIARSQYAHHRLAADDRVEVVRAIGGG, from the coding sequence ATGAAGATCCTCGTGAACGGCGCTGAAATGGTGATCCCAGAAGCGGCCACGATCGACCATCTGCTCGATCTACTCGAATTCAAAGGCCGCTTCGCCGTCGAGATCAATGGCGAAATCATAGCGCGCAGCCAGTACGCGCACCATCGGCTGGCCGCCGATGACCGCGTCGAGGTCGTGCGCGCTATCGGCGGGGGCTAA
- a CDS encoding thiazole synthase, with translation MPGQITEEDFLTIANVRYRSRLLVGTGKYRDLEQTRLAIEASGAEIVTVAIRRTNIGQDPSQANLLDVLPPSRYTFLPNTAGCYDAQSAIRTCRLAHELLEGHTLVKLEVLGDEKTLFPAIPETLDAAATLIAEGFQVMVYTNDDPVMAKRFEAMGCVAVMPLAAPIGSGLGIRNPYNIRTIVENAGVPILVDAGVGTASDAAIAMELGCDGVLMNTAIAQAKEPVLMASAMRKAVEAGREAYRAGRIPRRAYASASSPIEGLFF, from the coding sequence ATGCCAGGCCAAATCACCGAAGAAGACTTCCTCACCATCGCCAATGTGCGGTACCGCTCGCGGCTTTTGGTCGGGACCGGGAAATACCGCGATCTGGAGCAGACGCGCCTCGCGATCGAGGCGAGCGGCGCCGAGATCGTGACCGTGGCGATTCGGCGCACGAATATCGGCCAAGACCCGAGCCAAGCCAATCTGCTGGATGTACTGCCTCCGAGCCGTTATACGTTTTTGCCGAATACCGCCGGGTGCTACGACGCGCAATCCGCCATCCGGACCTGCCGGCTAGCGCACGAGCTGCTCGAGGGTCACACCCTGGTGAAGCTCGAAGTGCTCGGCGATGAGAAAACCCTGTTTCCGGCCATACCTGAAACGCTCGACGCCGCCGCGACGCTCATCGCGGAAGGCTTCCAGGTCATGGTCTACACCAACGACGATCCGGTCATGGCCAAGCGCTTCGAGGCCATGGGCTGCGTCGCGGTGATGCCGCTCGCCGCGCCGATCGGCTCGGGGCTCGGCATACGCAATCCCTATAACATCCGCACCATCGTCGAAAACGCGGGCGTGCCGATCTTGGTCGACGCCGGTGTCGGCACGGCCTCCGACGCGGCCATCGCCATGGAGCTCGGCTGCGACGGGGTGTTGATGAACACCGCGATCGCCCAGGCGAAAGAGCCGGTCTTGATGGCCTCGGCCATGCGCAAGGCCGTCGAGGCCGGCCGCGAGGCCTATCGCGCCGGACGCATTCCGCGGCGCGCCTACGCCAGCGCCTCTTCCCCGATCGAAGGCCTGTTCTTTTGA
- a CDS encoding MBL fold metallo-hydrolase, with amino-acid sequence MHEAYLRFWGVRGSYAVPAATHLRVGGNTSCVEIRADDHVLICDAGTGIIGLGDKLLGEARRLPLMVLVTHYHWDHICGLPFFQPAFKSGWDIQFFGPGPNGAEMEKRLSSQMKSPYFPVETESWIADIRYLEPRRPCLDHGPIRITYHHVHHPGRTYGYRMEVAGKSIAYVPDHEYLFQARSLESRAHEFSAADRQYLAHIEREERTSETALIHGADVLIHDAQYTPKQYAEKRGWGHSCFIDAVNLAIDTEVRALYLYHHDPATADADLDKIHAQSLKIIAARGSALKCYVAQEGMTLNLSEI; translated from the coding sequence ATGCACGAGGCTTATCTTCGCTTTTGGGGCGTGCGCGGCTCCTATGCCGTACCGGCGGCGACCCACCTGCGAGTGGGCGGCAATACCTCCTGTGTCGAGATCCGCGCCGATGATCACGTCCTCATCTGCGACGCCGGGACCGGGATCATCGGTTTGGGTGACAAGCTACTCGGAGAGGCCAGGCGCCTGCCTCTCATGGTGCTAGTTACACATTATCACTGGGACCATATTTGCGGCCTCCCGTTTTTTCAGCCGGCGTTCAAATCCGGGTGGGATATCCAGTTTTTCGGGCCGGGCCCCAACGGCGCCGAGATGGAAAAACGCCTATCAAGTCAGATGAAATCGCCCTATTTCCCGGTGGAGACCGAAAGCTGGATCGCCGACATTCGCTATTTGGAGCCTCGCCGACCTTGTCTGGATCATGGTCCGATCCGGATCACTTATCACCATGTCCATCATCCCGGGCGCACCTACGGGTACCGGATGGAAGTCGCCGGCAAAAGCATCGCCTACGTTCCCGATCACGAGTATCTATTTCAGGCGCGCTCGCTCGAGAGCCGCGCACATGAGTTTTCCGCCGCCGACCGGCAATATCTCGCGCATATCGAGCGGGAGGAACGGACCTCCGAGACGGCATTGATACACGGCGCCGATGTTCTCATTCACGACGCGCAGTACACGCCGAAACAATATGCCGAAAAGCGCGGCTGGGGCCATTCGTGTTTCATCGACGCCGTCAACCTGGCGATCGACACCGAGGTCAGGGCGCTGTACCTCTACCATCATGATCCCGCGACCGCCGACGCCGACCTGGATAAAATCCACGCGCAATCGCTTAAGATCATCGCGGCGCGCGGCTCGGCGCTGAAGTGCTACGTCGCGCAAGAAGGCATGACCTTAAACCTCTCGGAAATTTAA